The following coding sequences are from one Nicotiana tomentosiformis chromosome 3, ASM39032v3, whole genome shotgun sequence window:
- the LOC104114426 gene encoding acyl carrier protein 1, chloroplastic-like: MASVSATCLRFGCSLNQSFKTSQISGGNAGLKLVSVGWARTAGFPSLRTSRFRVSCAKPETVEKVISIVRKQLALPADTKVNAESTFNTDLGADSLDTVEIVMALEEEFGIAVEEENSETIVTVQDAADLIEKLVEKKAA, translated from the exons ATGGCTAGTGTTTCAGCTACTTGTCTCAGATTTGGGTGTTCACTCAATCAGTCGTTCAAGACATCACAG ATAAGCGGAGGAAATGCAGGTCTGAAGTTGGTTTCTGTAGGTTGGGCAAGGACTGCTGGTTTCCCTTCTCTCAGAACCTCCCGCTTCCGTGTTTCTTGT GCAAAGCCAGAGACGGTTGAGAAGGTAATAAGCATAGTGAGGAAGCAACTCGCTTTACCTGCAGACACTAAAGTAAACGCTGAATCTACGTTCAATACGGATCTCGGTGCTGACTCTCTTGACACT gtggagattgtgatggcACTGGAAGAGGAATTTGGCATTGCAGTAGAAGAAGAGAATTCTGAGACTATTGTAACAGTTCAAGATGCTGCTGACTTGATTGAAAAACTTGTTGAAAAGAAAGCAGCTTAA